One window from the genome of Hippoglossus hippoglossus isolate fHipHip1 chromosome 6, fHipHip1.pri, whole genome shotgun sequence encodes:
- the duox2 gene encoding dual oxidase maturation factor 1 isoform X2 has protein sequence MTFYDDIYPFYPLQRTSFIFSGRLFTIILVFLVLAVSLLLILPGIRGKSRLFWMFRIIISLFIGAVIVALNFTNDWAEARMTTTATYKSFSNAVVNAEIGLHVGLYGINVTLKGNPVVQFNETIDYNEMFSWHDTMEEEYEEALEKGLPNPILYIAEKFTLGSPCGLIFQYRYSGRYASATLWTAFCCWMLANILFSMPVIQYAGYMMMATAAFIFFSMASFSTIMNAPQCVFSIGTDSFETEYSHSFWLALATGVLCTIIGILVVVMDFMIPEKMKEAFSGGIDSDEDEDVTEGEGYLNSVFLEGVTILPLTSKVTMVHI, from the exons ATGACTTTCTACGATGACATTTACCCATTCTACCCTCTACAAAGGACTTCCTTCATCTTCAGCGGCCGCTTGTTCACCATTATCCTGGTGTTCCTTGTGCTCGCAGTGAGTCTTCTCCTCATTCTGCCAGGGATACGAGGGAAGTCG AGGCTGTTCTGGATGTTTAGAATAATCATCAGCTTGTTCATAGGTGCAGTGATAGTGG CTCTGAACTTTACTAACGACTGGGCCGAGGCCAGGATGACCACGACTGCCACTTACAAGTCTTTCAGCAACGCCGTGGTCAACGCTGAGATCGGCCTGCACGTCGGACTGTACGGCATCAACGTCACGCTGAAGG gCAATCCTGTTGTGCAGTTCAACGAGACCATCGACTACAATGAGATGTTCAGCTGGCACGACACCATGGAGGAAGAGTACGAGGAAGCACTGGAGAAAGGTTTACCCAATCCCATCCTGTATATCGCTGAGAAATTCACCCTCGGCAGCCCGTGTGGACTCATCTTCCAGTACAGATACTCTGGACGATACGCCTCCGCGACCCTCTG GACTGCGTTTTGCTGCTGGATGCTTGCCAATATCCTGTTCTCCATGCCGGTCATCCAGTACGCTGGCTACATGATGATGGCGACGGCcgccttcatcttcttctccatGGCCTCCTTCTCCACCATCATGAATGCGCcacagtgtgttttctccaTAGGAACCGACTCCTTCGAAACAGAGTACAGCCACTCGTTCTGGCTGGCTCTGGCCACAG GTGTCCTGTGCACCATCATTGGGAtcctggtggtggtgatggacTTCATGATACcagagaagatgaaggaggCTTTCAGTGGCGGCATtgacagtgatgaagatgaggatgttACTGAAGGGGAAGGATACCTGAATTCAGTTTTTCTTGAAGGAGTGACAATTTTACCATTGACATCAAAAGTCACCATG GTTCATATATGA
- the duox2 gene encoding dual oxidase maturation factor 1 isoform X1 yields MFPSAFTLHFSASSSSSLLVISTLRNRSRYLRIWRKLRTPPPTLSPLSQRPLSAVSARSGAKMTFYDDIYPFYPLQRTSFIFSGRLFTIILVFLVLAVSLLLILPGIRGKSRLFWMFRIIISLFIGAVIVALNFTNDWAEARMTTTATYKSFSNAVVNAEIGLHVGLYGINVTLKGNPVVQFNETIDYNEMFSWHDTMEEEYEEALEKGLPNPILYIAEKFTLGSPCGLIFQYRYSGRYASATLWTAFCCWMLANILFSMPVIQYAGYMMMATAAFIFFSMASFSTIMNAPQCVFSIGTDSFETEYSHSFWLALATGVLCTIIGILVVVMDFMIPEKMKEAFSGGIDSDEDEDVTEGEGYLNSVFLEGVTILPLTSKVTMVHI; encoded by the exons ATGTTCCCCTCAGCGTTCACACTTCACTTctccgcctcttcctcctcttcactcctcgTCATTTCAACTCTCAG AAACAGGAGCCGCTATCTGCGCATCTGGAGGAAACTGAGAACGCCGCCTCCAACACTGTCTCCTCTGTCACAACGTCCACTCTCAGCTGTGTCTGCGAGATCAGGAGCTAAGATGACTTTCTACGATGACATTTACCCATTCTACCCTCTACAAAGGACTTCCTTCATCTTCAGCGGCCGCTTGTTCACCATTATCCTGGTGTTCCTTGTGCTCGCAGTGAGTCTTCTCCTCATTCTGCCAGGGATACGAGGGAAGTCG AGGCTGTTCTGGATGTTTAGAATAATCATCAGCTTGTTCATAGGTGCAGTGATAGTGG CTCTGAACTTTACTAACGACTGGGCCGAGGCCAGGATGACCACGACTGCCACTTACAAGTCTTTCAGCAACGCCGTGGTCAACGCTGAGATCGGCCTGCACGTCGGACTGTACGGCATCAACGTCACGCTGAAGG gCAATCCTGTTGTGCAGTTCAACGAGACCATCGACTACAATGAGATGTTCAGCTGGCACGACACCATGGAGGAAGAGTACGAGGAAGCACTGGAGAAAGGTTTACCCAATCCCATCCTGTATATCGCTGAGAAATTCACCCTCGGCAGCCCGTGTGGACTCATCTTCCAGTACAGATACTCTGGACGATACGCCTCCGCGACCCTCTG GACTGCGTTTTGCTGCTGGATGCTTGCCAATATCCTGTTCTCCATGCCGGTCATCCAGTACGCTGGCTACATGATGATGGCGACGGCcgccttcatcttcttctccatGGCCTCCTTCTCCACCATCATGAATGCGCcacagtgtgttttctccaTAGGAACCGACTCCTTCGAAACAGAGTACAGCCACTCGTTCTGGCTGGCTCTGGCCACAG GTGTCCTGTGCACCATCATTGGGAtcctggtggtggtgatggacTTCATGATACcagagaagatgaaggaggCTTTCAGTGGCGGCATtgacagtgatgaagatgaggatgttACTGAAGGGGAAGGATACCTGAATTCAGTTTTTCTTGAAGGAGTGACAATTTTACCATTGACATCAAAAGTCACCATG GTTCATATATGA